A region from the Aegilops tauschii subsp. strangulata cultivar AL8/78 chromosome 5, Aet v6.0, whole genome shotgun sequence genome encodes:
- the LOC109786841 gene encoding uncharacterized protein isoform X2 produces the protein MRPPEQSPLQQAAPPEQPILDELLEEIFLRLPTAADLARASMACVSFRRVVAGHAFRRRFRALHPPPLLGILDLPFIPAEPPHPSAAAARAYADAGADFWCSFLPSRERWGITDVRDGRVLLAGVPEGSIYPWGGSKLLRDFAVCDPLFRLYLVLPVIPDDLTALVHEPDITDVDYFLVPPAEDEDDGVSFRVMCLARCKTKLVLFVFSRGAGQWRTVAFDSGSELYWASRRYYWRRCFCRAFFPENRLLMLDIDRMKFSVVNLPIEPWPEEYEMTFVEAAKGSLGMFTIFDDFDEKQGGVVFHLWYGILRKDGDSANLWQANAMISLPLSYRHYRIMGVAGGYLLLQDSSA, from the exons ATGCGGCCGCCGGAGCAGTCACCGCTCCAACAGGCCGCGCCGCCGGAGCAGCCAATCCTCGACGAGCTCCTCGAGGAGATCTTCCTCCGGCTCCCCACGGCCGCAGACCTCGCCCGCGCCTCCATGGCCTGCGTCTCCTTCCGCCGCGTGGTCGCCGGCCACGCCTTCCGCCGCCGTTTCCGTGCTCTCCACCCGCCGCCCCTCCTAGGTATCCTCGACCTCCCGTTCATACCTGCCGAGCCGCCCCACCCCTCTgctgccgccgcccgcgcctACGCCGACGCCGGGGCCGACTTCTGGTGCTCCTTCCTCCCATCCCGCGAGCGGTGGGGCATAACCGACGTTCGTGACGGCCGCGTCCTCCTCGCTGGCGTCCCCGAGGGAAGCATCTACCCATGGGGCGGCAGCAAATTGCTAAGGGACTTCGCCGTCTGCGACCCATTGTTCCGTCTCTACCTTGTGCTGCCTGTCATCCCTGACGACCTAACTGCATTAGTCCATGAGCCAGATATCACGGATGTGGATTACTTCCTTGTGCCTCCTGCCGAGGATGAGGACGACGGTGTATCCTTCAGAGTGATGTGCTTGGCGCGATGCAAAACCAAGCTggttctcttcgtcttctctcgAGGTGCCGGACAATGGCGTACTGTTGCATTTGATTCCGGGTCTGAGCTTTATTGGGCCTCAAGGCGCTACTATTGGCGTCGATGCTTTTGTCGGGCATTTTTCCCAGAGAACAGATTGCTCATGCTTGACATAGACAGGATGAAGTTCTCTGTTGTCAACCTACCCATTGAGCCCTGGCCTGAAGAGTATGAGATGACCTTTGTGGAGGCAGCTAAAGGAAGCCTTGGGATGTTTACTATCTTCGACGATTTTGATGAGAAACAAGGTGGTGTAGTCTTTCACCTATGGTATGGCATACTGCGAAAAGATGGGGACAGCGCAAACTTGTGGCAAGCGAACGCGATGATCTCCTTGCCTTTATCGTATCGGCATTATAGAATCATGGGTGTAGCTGGGGGATACCTGCTCCTGCAAG ACTCTTCAGCTTGA
- the LOC109786841 gene encoding uncharacterized protein isoform X1, with the protein MRPPEQSPLQQAAPPEQPILDELLEEIFLRLPTAADLARASMACVSFRRVVAGHAFRRRFRALHPPPLLGILDLPFIPAEPPHPSAAAARAYADAGADFWCSFLPSRERWGITDVRDGRVLLAGVPEGSIYPWGGSKLLRDFAVCDPLFRLYLVLPVIPDDLTALVHEPDITDVDYFLVPPAEDEDDGVSFRVMCLARCKTKLVLFVFSRGAGQWRTVAFDSGSELYWASRRYYWRRCFCRAFFPENRLLMLDIDRMKFSVVNLPIEPWPEEYEMTFVEAAKGSLGMFTIFDDFDEKQGGVVFHLWYGILRKDGDSANLWQANAMISLPLSYRHYRIMGVAGGYLLLQGIPKDLLLTSPSAEGKETDCFTLNLQTLQLERFCGTADMIYEDHLYAGLPPSLSVPTI; encoded by the coding sequence ATGCGGCCGCCGGAGCAGTCACCGCTCCAACAGGCCGCGCCGCCGGAGCAGCCAATCCTCGACGAGCTCCTCGAGGAGATCTTCCTCCGGCTCCCCACGGCCGCAGACCTCGCCCGCGCCTCCATGGCCTGCGTCTCCTTCCGCCGCGTGGTCGCCGGCCACGCCTTCCGCCGCCGTTTCCGTGCTCTCCACCCGCCGCCCCTCCTAGGTATCCTCGACCTCCCGTTCATACCTGCCGAGCCGCCCCACCCCTCTgctgccgccgcccgcgcctACGCCGACGCCGGGGCCGACTTCTGGTGCTCCTTCCTCCCATCCCGCGAGCGGTGGGGCATAACCGACGTTCGTGACGGCCGCGTCCTCCTCGCTGGCGTCCCCGAGGGAAGCATCTACCCATGGGGCGGCAGCAAATTGCTAAGGGACTTCGCCGTCTGCGACCCATTGTTCCGTCTCTACCTTGTGCTGCCTGTCATCCCTGACGACCTAACTGCATTAGTCCATGAGCCAGATATCACGGATGTGGATTACTTCCTTGTGCCTCCTGCCGAGGATGAGGACGACGGTGTATCCTTCAGAGTGATGTGCTTGGCGCGATGCAAAACCAAGCTggttctcttcgtcttctctcgAGGTGCCGGACAATGGCGTACTGTTGCATTTGATTCCGGGTCTGAGCTTTATTGGGCCTCAAGGCGCTACTATTGGCGTCGATGCTTTTGTCGGGCATTTTTCCCAGAGAACAGATTGCTCATGCTTGACATAGACAGGATGAAGTTCTCTGTTGTCAACCTACCCATTGAGCCCTGGCCTGAAGAGTATGAGATGACCTTTGTGGAGGCAGCTAAAGGAAGCCTTGGGATGTTTACTATCTTCGACGATTTTGATGAGAAACAAGGTGGTGTAGTCTTTCACCTATGGTATGGCATACTGCGAAAAGATGGGGACAGCGCAAACTTGTGGCAAGCGAACGCGATGATCTCCTTGCCTTTATCGTATCGGCATTATAGAATCATGGGTGTAGCTGGGGGATACCTGCTCCTGCAAGGTATTCCAAAAGACCTGCTCTTGACATCACCTTCGGCAGAGGGTAAAGAAACGGATTGTTTTACACTGAATCTTCAGACTCTTCAGCTTGAGCGGTTCTGTGGGACTGCGGACATGATTTACGAAGACCACCTGTATGCTGGTCTCCCACCATCCTTGTCCGTACCAACAATTTAA